In Paludibaculum fermentans, the genomic stretch CTCTCTCTGCGGAGTTAAAACAAGTGAACCGTGCCTATCCTGATAATGGCATTCTCCCAATTGCAAATGTGGGATGTGGACACATGTGGGTTCTGATCACCAGCGGACCAGAACGTGGTTCGATTTGGGGCTACGAAGCTGGAGGAGACTACGAACCTGAGAGCGCCAGTCACCCCGACTACTCGCTCGCAGTGACGGTGGAAGACCGGCTTCGCGCCAATGATCGATTGCTCGACACCTTGCTCGCGGACCCGGCTACGCGCCTCACATTCTGGAAATGGTATCAGGCATGGGTCCATCGCACCCTCTTGCAAGAGCCTCCACCACGGACCCGCTGAGAATCCATGCAGCAAGCGACGATCAGCGATCTGATTCGACTGGCTCTCGGCTAGCTCTCCCCGTTGGAAGTCCAGAAATCCCTGGTGCGGTCGGCGCCCCATTCAAGAATCGGCAACGATAACTCGGCTTCTCGCCAGGAAGGCACAGGGAGTTCCTCTCTAGCAACCTGCCACGCGGCTCCTGGTCTGTGACCCACAACCACGATTGCATCAGCCGACGGAATTCGTGCAGCTTTCATCGTTTTCTTCGCAGCAGGGCATCCCGGCACAGGGATGCACTCTGTGCGCATTGCTCCCGGGCAAAGCGGGCCAGGCCGGAATCGAGTCCAGATTTGTCGAGATGGCCTTGGGCGGCTTCCAGGTGCTGCAGGGCATCCTCGAAGCCGCCTTCGGCGATGGCGATCTCTGCATCGACTGCATCGTCTGAATCGAGCGCGCGTGGTTTCCTGTGCGCGGTCCTCCGCTTCCTCCATTCCCCAGCCTATTCGTGGTTCTTTCGAATGCTCGAACTGGGGCAGGCGGACTCAATGTAGATGGCATGCCGATACGGCCCCGCATTACGCCGCACGCCGAGAGTGTGATCTCGAGATGCTGCAAGGCGGCTGACTCCTCTCCTTGGTCGATGAGGGGATAGATGGCCCGAAGGCGCTGCAGAAAAACTCGGGCTCCGAGGGCAGCATCGGCAGCACCTCCTCAATAGGTCCGCGGCTCCAAGAACAGCGCAGAATTCCCGCGACGTCCTCCCGACTGCCCCGCCAGGATCGCGATCCCGGAACGTGCCGGCCGAGGGTGCAGAGGATGAGAGCGTTGACAGTAAAGAGATGGCGCTCCTCGCTTCCAGTTGGCCAGAGCGGTGGCGTTCTGTGCAGTGTTGGACATCCGAGCGACGATGCCGAAGATTCAGGAATTCCACGGCAGCTCCAGTTTGAGTTGCCCTCACCCCAAGTGCAACGGTTCTGCCTCAGCCTCGCAGCCCAGTGTGCGACCCTAGAGAATGTGCGCTCAGTTTGTCCTTACTGCGCGGCCCAGATCATTGAGATCTCCCGTGACCACATCTTCCCGGATTTCCTAGGTGGCACTCGAAAGATACCGGCATGCGCGACGTGTAACAACAAAATCTTCGGTGCGCGTTTTGAGTCTAAGGCGGCGCGGCAATTGCTTTCGTTTCAGCTTATGTTGTCGTCGCTGGGACTGTCGCAAATCCCGCTCAAACAAGGAGTCAGATGGGAACGCGCATATGAACATCACGGCGAACTTTATGATTTGGAGCACCGCGATGGCGGACCAGTTCTGATTCGCACAAAGCCGAAGGTGATCCGCGACGAGCATGGTCGGGTGATTTCGGTTGAAGCCAGGAGCATGAAAGAAGTCAAGGCACTCGCCGTCAGTCGCACCAGAGAAGGACTTCCTGTGGAGATTCAGGAGGTCAGCTACCGTGTTCCGTTTGAGAAGCGCCACTTCGATTTTGAGTTTGGTCCCGACTTTGGTCGCCTGGCGATGAAGATGTCTGCAGCACTCTCAAGCCTACTGCCTCACTTCGATGCCGCCGACATCCAACCGGCGATGAGGGTCCTAAGAGGAGACGAAACGCGTGTTGACGAGGCCAGAAGGGACTTCAGACCCTTCCCGTCAGTCGACAACGAACTGCCGCTGCTTTCGCATGCCATCTATGTAGAACGCGGCTTAACGGGCTTGCACGGTTTGGTCGTTCTCTTCGGCACCATTCGAATGTACTGTAAGCTGGCATCCAGGACCACGAACCGTGAGCCTTGTGCCGCCGTAGGAATACTGGATATCTCAACAAATCAGGAACGATTTACCCCAATCAATCCGCAAGGCTTGACCGAAGCGCCGCTCGTGATTCGCACCGCGGACCACGACCGAGGGTGCGATATCTGGGCGAACGAACTTAAGCGTCAGATTTCGGAAGCTGGTGCAGAAGGGTGGTTAGTTCGCGGTCGAATGCCTTGCCGACCCGCCTCGGTACTTTGGCAATCGTCGACGTCCGATCGCATGCTTCAATCATGGAGCAGCAACACACTTGGACAGCAACGACCCCGACGCCCCAAACCGAAGATAGATTAACGCCCTGATACTTGGAAGTCGCCGTCCCGGCGCGACCGGTGCTGAAAACGCACCACTCCGTGCGAATCGCCTGTAGCAGTATGCCATTACCCTACCTGAGATTGAAGTCGCCCAAGCTGAAAACCGCCGATGGCGGATTTGCACCGAAAAGTCGGCCAGTAACCCTGAATTGCAGGCACCCGGCCGAAACCCGCCTGCCCCGTCGCCCCCCCCGAACCGACCACCCTGTTCCCGCAACTGCCGCCGGCACCCTGGAATCTGCAGGCCGCGCCCCCCGGATATCACCGACATCCGCAAGCCCCAAACCGCAACCTCTTAAACCAATCACTCTCGACCCTCAAATTCAAACCCTCAGCCGCATCGCCGACCTTCTAACACTCCAGCTCCCCGCTCACGCTGTTCTGCCATAACATTCCTCTACTAATTTGGGCTAAATACTAGGCTCTGGCCGCAAACCGCTCAGTTAGTCTATCTGGAACCTTCGCCCATCCGAATCCTGCAATCCAGATGCCCCCCGACTGTTCTTCGAACGACACTACAGGCGGGAGCGGTCCCGCTCATCAGAGCCCTTGCCCATGAGTGGTTCGCTAGCCCACCCGTCACGTTTCGTCGAAAGACACCGCCCCCAAGCTGAGCCGCCTCCCACAGACACGCGTGCGATCCTGCCGAACCCGTGCCAACCACTGGCCCGGCGACTTCGCTGCTGGCCGGGTGCCGAAAGCCACAGCGTAACTCGCGATTGATCCAACTTCTTGAGAGGACGACACCCGAAAAGACGCCACCCGGCCAGCGCCAGCGACCGTGAAGGGCCAGCACGCGCGCCGGCGCTGATTGGCAGTCGGTCAGTAGGACCGGCTCATCGAGGAAGGCGAGCACGGAGCCATCGGATCTGGCCGGCGTGGCTGATTTCATCTTCTGCCACGTGGAACCACGCCCAGTGGGCATTCCTCTCGGGCATCGCGACGAGCGGTCTCTCGAGCCAGT encodes the following:
- a CDS encoding SMI1/KNR4 family protein, which gives rise to MVTDPTAIELGTWLNSLRRHDPFLRQFGAAIHRYEMNPCIQSDELELAEAVLGTRIPEDYRQFLLTCGNGGAGPGYGILSLAASIREFGNDPPSSAGIVFEPTLSAELKQVNRAYPDNGILPIANVGCGHMWVLITSGPERGSIWGYEAGGDYEPESASHPDYSLAVTVEDRLRANDRLLDTLLADPATRLTFWKWYQAWVHRTLLQEPPPRTR
- a CDS encoding HNH endonuclease; translation: MTVKRWRSSLPVGQSGGVLCSVGHPSDDAEDSGIPRQLQFELPSPQVQRFCLSLAAQCATLENVRSVCPYCAAQIIEISRDHIFPDFLGGTRKIPACATCNNKIFGARFESKAARQLLSFQLMLSSLGLSQIPLKQGVRWERAYEHHGELYDLEHRDGGPVLIRTKPKVIRDEHGRVISVEARSMKEVKALAVSRTREGLPVEIQEVSYRVPFEKRHFDFEFGPDFGRLAMKMSAALSSLLPHFDAADIQPAMRVLRGDETRVDEARRDFRPFPSVDNELPLLSHAIYVERGLTGLHGLVVLFGTIRMYCKLASRTTNREPCAAVGILDISTNQERFTPINPQGLTEAPLVIRTADHDRGCDIWANELKRQISEAGAEGWLVRGRMPCRPASVLWQSSTSDRMLQSWSSNTLGQQRPRRPKPKID